From Bacillus basilensis, a single genomic window includes:
- a CDS encoding putative 2-aminoethylphosphonate ABC transporter permease subunit, with the protein MEILEDLKVENTKKKIKRRIGKEEWIQRLLVIGMILAFLIMLVLPLLQLFTQAFYDKDGAFIGVANFSKYFTTPTLVQSLQNTVWISGATTIIAVTLAFAYAYAIARTNVFGKRVFQYVALLPLFAPTMMHGIALTYLFGNQGLVTKGMFGLFEGIQIPLYGPVGIVMAEVMYTFPQAFLILLIAFQGSDYRLYEASNMLGASKTKQFFTVTLPSVKYGLISAMFVVFTLSFTDFGAPKIVGGQYNVLATDVYKQVIGQQNMPMGATVGMILLIPAIFAFAVDRITQRKQANFLSSKAVPYRIINNKKRDVISFVYCSVITLMIILLFVAVGIAASVKVWPYNMSFTFEHFNFSSLTGDGLEAFKNSVIVSAITAVIGAVLTFMFAYAIEKINQLQFLRKAGYFFSIVPLAIPGLVLGLGYVFFFSQPTIQILGLSVTNPFHSLYGTIAVLVLVNIIHFYSVTFVTATTALKKLDREFELVSQSMGIPFYKTFFRVTVPMCLPAILEMVMYYFVNSMVTVSAVVFLYAADFKLAAVSIVNMDDAGNVAPAAAMSVLIVVTNIVVRVVYEWGTKALRNRTSQWQKR; encoded by the coding sequence ATGGAGATATTAGAAGATTTAAAGGTAGAAAATACGAAAAAAAAGATTAAGAGACGTATCGGTAAAGAAGAGTGGATACAAAGACTATTAGTTATTGGTATGATTCTTGCCTTTTTGATTATGCTTGTATTGCCGCTATTACAACTGTTTACACAAGCTTTTTATGATAAAGATGGAGCTTTCATTGGTGTTGCGAATTTCAGTAAATATTTCACAACACCAACGCTAGTTCAATCATTACAAAATACGGTATGGATTTCGGGCGCGACAACAATTATTGCAGTGACACTCGCTTTCGCTTACGCCTATGCGATTGCTCGTACGAATGTGTTTGGGAAGCGTGTATTTCAATATGTCGCGTTGTTACCATTATTCGCACCAACGATGATGCACGGTATCGCACTGACATATTTATTTGGTAATCAAGGGTTAGTAACGAAAGGAATGTTTGGTTTGTTTGAAGGTATACAAATCCCTTTATATGGACCAGTAGGAATTGTAATGGCTGAAGTCATGTATACATTTCCGCAAGCCTTTCTTATATTATTAATTGCATTTCAAGGCTCTGATTATCGATTATATGAAGCTTCTAATATGTTGGGAGCGAGTAAAACAAAGCAATTTTTCACTGTTACTTTACCTAGTGTAAAGTACGGATTAATTAGTGCGATGTTTGTTGTGTTTACACTGAGTTTCACTGATTTTGGTGCACCAAAAATTGTTGGTGGGCAATATAATGTACTCGCTACTGACGTATACAAACAAGTAATTGGACAACAAAATATGCCGATGGGTGCAACTGTCGGAATGATTTTATTAATCCCAGCTATATTTGCGTTTGCAGTTGATCGTATTACGCAAAGAAAGCAGGCTAATTTCTTATCTTCCAAAGCAGTACCTTACAGAATAATAAATAATAAGAAACGAGATGTTATTTCATTTGTATATTGTAGCGTAATAACACTTATGATCATTCTATTATTTGTGGCAGTTGGTATTGCTGCAAGTGTGAAAGTATGGCCGTATAATATGAGCTTTACATTTGAGCATTTTAATTTTTCTAGTTTAACAGGAGATGGACTTGAAGCGTTTAAAAATAGCGTAATTGTTTCAGCAATTACAGCGGTTATTGGAGCCGTCTTAACATTTATGTTCGCATATGCGATTGAGAAAATAAATCAGCTACAATTTTTACGAAAAGCAGGTTACTTTTTCTCTATCGTCCCTTTAGCAATACCAGGTTTAGTACTTGGATTGGGATACGTCTTTTTCTTTAGTCAACCAACAATCCAAATACTTGGACTATCAGTAACGAATCCGTTTCATTCTTTATACGGAACAATCGCTGTGTTAGTACTAGTCAATATCATTCATTTTTATTCTGTAACATTCGTTACGGCAACGACTGCTTTAAAGAAATTAGACCGAGAGTTTGAGCTTGTTTCGCAGTCGATGGGCATTCCGTTTTATAAAACATTCTTTAGAGTAACAGTACCAATGTGTTTACCAGCCATTCTAGAAATGGTGATGTACTACTTCGTAAATTCAATGGTAACTGTGTCAGCAGTTGTATTCTTATACGCAGCTGATTTTAAACTAGCTGCCGTATCAATCGTAAATATGGATGATGCAGGAAATGTAGCGCCAGCAGCTGCAATGAGTGTACTTATTGTTGTTACAAATATTGTAGTAAGAGTTGTATATGAATGGGGAACGAAAGCACTTCGTAACCGAACGTCACAATGGCAAAAAAGATAA
- a CDS encoding TrkH family potassium uptake protein, whose product MRDIKKFLQKLRPVQLIVLFYLLAVVVSVILLSLPFVTKSGVKWTFIDALFTSVSAVSVTGLSVVTISDTFTTAGIIVLALILQLGGLGIMALGTFVWIITGKKIGLQRRRLIMADHNQGNLSGLVELMRSILIVIISIELIGAILLGTRFLLYFPTWQEAYFHGFFAAVSATTNGGFDLTGQSLIPYKKDYIVQMIHMLLIILGAIGFPVLMEVKQFLSKRRQQLFRFSLFTKLTTTTFFALVIVGTIMIFLLERNQFLAGKSWHETVFYTLFQSVTTRSGGLATMDIRELSQPTLLFMSILMFIGASPSSVGGGIRTTTFAVSILSLYTFARGGRTVRVFKRQLHEEDVLKASVVMTMGILLCATALFILSITENVPLMSLIVEVCSAFGTTGLSTGITPDLTTVGKLVLIVLMFIGRVGILTFILASGGREQPPRYKYPKERIIIG is encoded by the coding sequence ATGAGAGATATAAAAAAGTTTTTACAAAAATTACGTCCTGTACAACTCATTGTTTTGTTTTATTTATTAGCAGTAGTTGTATCGGTAATATTACTTAGTTTACCGTTTGTTACGAAGTCTGGTGTGAAATGGACATTTATCGATGCCCTATTTACATCTGTTAGTGCGGTAAGTGTTACGGGACTGTCTGTTGTTACGATTTCAGATACATTTACTACGGCAGGGATTATTGTTTTAGCCCTTATTTTACAATTAGGCGGCTTAGGAATTATGGCGCTTGGTACTTTTGTTTGGATCATAACGGGGAAAAAGATTGGTTTGCAGAGAAGAAGATTGATTATGGCAGACCATAATCAAGGAAACTTATCAGGTCTTGTAGAATTGATGCGTTCTATTTTAATTGTAATTATTTCGATAGAACTTATTGGAGCAATACTATTAGGTACAAGATTCCTACTTTATTTTCCAACTTGGCAAGAAGCTTATTTTCACGGTTTCTTTGCGGCTGTTAGTGCAACCACGAACGGCGGATTTGATTTAACAGGGCAATCACTAATTCCGTATAAGAAAGATTATATTGTTCAAATGATTCATATGTTACTTATTATTTTAGGAGCAATTGGTTTCCCGGTATTAATGGAAGTGAAACAATTCCTTAGTAAAAGGAGACAGCAACTATTTCGTTTTTCATTATTTACAAAACTGACGACAACAACATTTTTTGCACTCGTTATCGTTGGGACAATTATGATTTTTTTGCTAGAACGAAATCAGTTTTTAGCAGGAAAGTCATGGCATGAAACAGTTTTCTATACATTATTCCAATCTGTGACGACGCGAAGTGGTGGGCTTGCTACGATGGATATACGTGAGTTGTCACAACCGACGCTTTTATTTATGAGTATATTAATGTTTATAGGAGCATCTCCAAGTTCGGTTGGAGGCGGAATACGTACAACAACATTTGCTGTTAGTATATTATCGCTATACACTTTTGCAAGAGGTGGGAGAACGGTTAGAGTCTTCAAACGTCAGCTACATGAAGAAGATGTGCTGAAAGCATCTGTCGTTATGACGATGGGGATTTTATTATGTGCGACAGCACTATTTATCTTATCTATTACGGAAAATGTACCGCTTATGAGTTTAATTGTTGAAGTGTGTTCTGCTTTTGGGACGACAGGACTATCGACAGGTATTACGCCAGATTTAACAACTGTTGGTAAACTTGTACTCATTGTACTTATGTTTATTGGTCGTGTTGGTATTTTAACATTTATACTAGCTAGTGGCGGAAGAGAACAGCCGCCCCGCTATAAATACCCGAAAGAGCGGATTATTATTGGATAG
- the phnW gene encoding 2-aminoethylphosphonate--pyruvate transaminase: protein MTENHYLLLTPGPLTTTKTVKEVMLYDWCTWDVEYNTMVQEVRAKLVSLATKEEAKYTTVLMQGSGTFSVEAVIGSVIPKNGKLLVCTNGAYGKRIVQIAEMLHINVVVSQTEEWEPTNIVEIEKILQEDKEITHVAVVHCETTTGIINPIVDVCKLGKQYGKVTIVDAMSSFGGIEIDIADLQIDFLVSSANKCIQGVPGFGFVIAKRAELLKCKGQARSLSLDLYDQWETMENQNGKWRFTSPTHVVHAFYQALLELEKEGGVSARYNRYYNNQKLLVYRMGEIGFKPLVDEKYQSPIITSFIYPEGNFEFQQLYNELKRYGFVIYPGKISKVDTFRIGNIGDVHEEDINRLVDSITKGVVIG from the coding sequence ATGACTGAAAATCACTACTTATTATTAACGCCAGGACCATTAACGACAACAAAAACTGTAAAAGAAGTTATGTTATACGATTGGTGTACGTGGGATGTTGAATATAACACGATGGTACAAGAAGTAAGGGCTAAACTTGTATCGTTAGCGACGAAGGAAGAAGCGAAATATACAACTGTTCTAATGCAAGGAAGCGGTACGTTTTCAGTTGAAGCAGTGATTGGTTCTGTCATTCCAAAAAACGGAAAGCTTCTTGTTTGTACAAATGGTGCGTACGGTAAGCGAATTGTACAAATAGCAGAGATGTTACATATAAATGTGGTGGTCAGTCAAACAGAAGAGTGGGAACCTACTAATATTGTAGAGATAGAAAAGATATTGCAAGAAGACAAAGAGATTACGCATGTTGCAGTTGTTCATTGTGAAACAACAACAGGCATTATAAATCCAATTGTAGATGTATGTAAATTAGGAAAGCAGTACGGAAAGGTTACAATTGTTGATGCAATGAGTAGTTTCGGCGGGATTGAAATAGACATTGCTGATTTGCAAATTGATTTTTTAGTTAGTAGTGCGAATAAGTGCATTCAAGGTGTTCCGGGATTCGGATTTGTTATTGCAAAGCGTGCTGAATTACTGAAGTGTAAGGGGCAAGCTCGCTCTTTATCTCTTGATTTATATGATCAGTGGGAAACGATGGAAAATCAAAATGGAAAATGGCGTTTTACATCACCTACACATGTTGTACACGCTTTTTATCAAGCATTGCTTGAATTAGAAAAAGAGGGCGGAGTAAGCGCACGTTACAATCGATATTACAACAATCAAAAACTACTAGTGTATAGAATGGGAGAAATCGGATTCAAACCACTCGTAGATGAAAAATATCAATCTCCTATTATTACATCTTTCATTTATCCGGAAGGGAACTTCGAGTTTCAACAGTTATATAATGAGTTAAAACGCTATGGATTTGTTATTTACCCTGGGAAAATTTCGAAAGTAGATACGTTCCGCATTGGAAATATTGGTGATGTACATGAGGAAGACATAAATCGCTTAGTTGATAGTATCACTAAAGGAGTTGTTATAGGTTGA
- a CDS encoding putative 2-aminoethylphosphonate ABC transporter ATP-binding protein — protein MSEYLSIQHIQKQFDAFTALKDISFTVKKNEFVCLLGPSGCGKTTLLRILAGLEEATTGSIAVNGKDITALPPGKRNFGMVFQSYALFPNLTALENIEYGLKTKKHGKAEVKEKALDALELVDLLNVKDKYPAQMSGGQQQRVALARALALSPDILLLDEPLSALDAKVREKLRREMRDLQEKVGVTTIMVTHDQEEALTMADKIVVMNHAEIMQIGTPEEIYQRPANPFVADFIGSINFFSTNNEEHAIRPEHVTVVQNNGMKTIVENMEFRGSVYRTEVRVIEEETHLYNEKIVVDILASEVEKSAIRKGKPIQISFSENHMLSYGKKVVV, from the coding sequence ATGAGCGAATATTTATCAATTCAACACATTCAAAAACAGTTTGATGCATTTACAGCGTTAAAAGACATTTCTTTTACTGTGAAAAAAAATGAGTTTGTATGTTTATTAGGCCCAAGTGGCTGTGGAAAAACAACATTGCTTCGAATTTTAGCAGGGTTAGAAGAAGCAACAACAGGTAGTATAGCTGTGAATGGAAAAGATATTACAGCATTACCTCCTGGAAAGAGGAATTTCGGAATGGTGTTTCAATCATATGCATTGTTTCCTAATTTAACAGCACTTGAAAACATTGAATATGGCTTAAAGACAAAAAAACATGGAAAAGCAGAAGTAAAAGAGAAAGCGCTCGATGCGTTAGAACTTGTAGATTTGCTGAATGTAAAAGATAAATATCCTGCTCAAATGTCTGGCGGACAACAGCAGCGAGTAGCACTTGCACGTGCGCTCGCTCTGTCTCCGGATATTTTGTTACTCGATGAGCCGTTATCTGCTTTAGATGCAAAAGTACGTGAAAAGTTACGTAGAGAAATGCGTGATTTGCAAGAAAAAGTAGGAGTAACAACTATTATGGTCACGCATGATCAAGAAGAGGCATTAACGATGGCTGATAAAATTGTTGTAATGAATCATGCGGAAATTATGCAGATTGGCACACCAGAGGAGATTTATCAAAGACCAGCCAATCCGTTTGTGGCAGATTTTATTGGTTCTATTAATTTCTTTTCGACAAATAACGAAGAACATGCAATTCGTCCTGAACATGTAACAGTTGTACAAAATAATGGTATGAAAACAATTGTAGAGAACATGGAGTTTCGGGGATCTGTATACCGGACAGAAGTGCGAGTTATAGAGGAGGAAACACATCTATATAATGAGAAAATTGTTGTAGATATATTGGCATCAGAAGTAGAAAAATCAGCTATTAGGAAAGGAAAGCCGATTCAAATCTCTTTCTCAGAAAATCATATGTTGTCATATGGAAAGAAGGTTGTCGTATAG
- a CDS encoding putative 2-aminoethylphosphonate ABC transporter substrate-binding protein — MKKTIFKAVATGMVFSLLMGCGAKKEESAGAKVKDDKLSGSLTVYTAIEEELVPIYLDSFKKKYPDVKLNIVRDSTGVITAKLLAEGKNTQADVVWGTAASSLLALDKKDMLKGYSPKGADRVLPQFKDDKQPEKWVGNTAFMTGIAINKEELKKKNLPMPESYEDLTKPEYKGTLVMPHPASSGTGFLTVSAWLQIMGEDKGWDYMKKLHDNMASYTHSGSKPAKLAGAGEYPVGVSMVYSALKEKQKGAPVEVVLPKEGLGWEVEANALIKKENAKNEKLAQAFLDWAITDDVMKLYFEKNGFATIKNDYKLPDGFPKDVTEKLYKKNDFKWAAENRDKILEKWEKEFGQKAEPKK, encoded by the coding sequence GTGAAAAAAACAATCTTTAAAGCTGTAGCAACTGGAATGGTATTTTCGTTATTAATGGGGTGTGGTGCAAAGAAAGAAGAAAGTGCTGGAGCAAAAGTAAAAGATGATAAACTATCTGGATCATTAACTGTTTACACAGCGATTGAAGAAGAACTTGTACCAATTTATCTTGATTCTTTTAAAAAGAAATACCCAGATGTGAAATTGAACATTGTTCGTGATTCAACTGGAGTTATTACAGCGAAATTGCTAGCTGAAGGAAAGAATACACAAGCAGATGTTGTATGGGGAACTGCTGCATCAAGTCTATTAGCTTTAGATAAAAAAGATATGTTAAAAGGATACTCTCCAAAAGGAGCGGATCGTGTTCTTCCGCAATTTAAAGATGATAAGCAACCAGAAAAATGGGTAGGAAATACTGCATTTATGACGGGGATTGCTATAAATAAAGAAGAATTAAAGAAGAAAAATTTACCGATGCCAGAATCATACGAAGACTTAACGAAACCAGAATATAAAGGAACACTTGTTATGCCACATCCGGCTTCTTCAGGAACAGGGTTTTTAACAGTTTCCGCATGGCTACAAATTATGGGTGAAGATAAAGGCTGGGATTACATGAAGAAACTTCATGATAATATGGCAAGTTATACGCATTCAGGATCAAAACCAGCGAAATTAGCAGGAGCAGGTGAATATCCAGTTGGTGTATCAATGGTTTATAGTGCTTTGAAAGAGAAACAAAAAGGTGCACCGGTTGAAGTTGTACTGCCGAAAGAAGGATTAGGCTGGGAAGTAGAAGCGAACGCACTTATTAAAAAAGAAAACGCGAAAAATGAAAAATTAGCGCAAGCATTTTTAGATTGGGCAATTACTGATGATGTAATGAAATTATACTTTGAGAAAAATGGATTTGCGACAATTAAAAATGATTATAAACTTCCAGATGGATTCCCTAAAGATGTGACGGAAAAGTTATACAAAAAGAATGACTTTAAGTGGGCAGCAGAAAATCGCGACAAAATTTTAGAAAAATGGGAAAAAGAGTTTGGCCAAAAAGCAGAACCGAAAAAGTAA
- the phnX gene encoding phosphonoacetaldehyde hydrolase: MKIEAVIFDWAGTTVDYGCFAPLEVFMEIFHKRGVAITAEEARKPMGLLKIDHVRALTEMPRIASEWNRVFGQLPTEADIQEMYEEFEEILFAILPRYASPIHGVKEVIASLRERGIKIGSTTGYTREMMDIVAKEAALQGYKPDFLVTPDDVPAGRPYPWMCYKNAMELGVYPMNHMIKVGDTVSDMKEGRNAGMWTVGVILGSSELGLTEEEVENMDPAELREKVEVVRNRFVENGAHFTIETMQELETVMEHIEKQELIIS; the protein is encoded by the coding sequence ATGAAAATTGAAGCGGTTATTTTTGATTGGGCAGGTACGACAGTTGATTACGGATGTTTTGCACCACTGGAAGTGTTTATGGAGATTTTCCATAAACGCGGTGTTGCAATTACAGCGGAAGAAGCTCGTAAGCCAATGGGGTTATTGAAGATTGATCATGTAAGGGCACTTACAGAGATGCCTCGTATTGCGAGTGAGTGGAATCGTGTTTTTGGACAATTACCAACAGAAGCAGACATTCAGGAGATGTATGAAGAATTTGAAGAGATTCTCTTCGCTATTTTACCGCGCTATGCGTCGCCAATCCATGGAGTAAAAGAAGTGATTGCTTCTTTACGTGAAAGAGGAATTAAAATTGGTTCAACGACTGGTTATACGAGAGAAATGATGGACATTGTAGCAAAAGAAGCAGCGCTACAAGGATATAAACCTGATTTTCTTGTAACGCCAGATGATGTTCCAGCGGGTCGTCCGTATCCGTGGATGTGCTATAAAAATGCGATGGAACTTGGTGTATATCCGATGAATCATATGATAAAAGTTGGAGACACGGTATCAGATATGAAAGAGGGAAGAAATGCTGGTATGTGGACAGTTGGTGTAATTCTTGGCAGTAGCGAACTCGGTTTAACTGAAGAGGAAGTGGAGAATATGGATCCAGCAGAACTTCGTGAAAAAGTAGAAGTAGTTCGCAATCGTTTCGTTGAAAATGGGGCGCACTTTACGATTGAAACGATGCAGGAACTTGAAACCGTAATGGAACATATCGAGAAACAAGAACTTATTATTTCATAA
- a CDS encoding DUF3905 domain-containing protein — MKKKDKIQSPILDETLPHQMNFPSFKGTGKKMQQPFINQYEVVIGDSKYNSENSPLNNWSDEVDPAIMAGDEWIHPTNDIGWISEENQELLKKEADNKNEAFMHPQFGIND, encoded by the coding sequence TTGAAGAAGAAAGATAAAATTCAGTCACCAATTTTAGACGAAACGCTCCCGCATCAAATGAACTTTCCATCTTTTAAAGGCACAGGTAAAAAGATGCAACAACCTTTTATAAATCAATATGAAGTTGTAATCGGAGACAGTAAATATAATTCCGAGAACAGTCCGCTTAACAATTGGAGCGATGAAGTAGATCCTGCCATTATGGCTGGTGATGAATGGATCCATCCTACAAATGATATTGGGTGGATTTCAGAAGAGAATCAAGAGTTGCTAAAAAAAGAAGCAGATAATAAAAATGAAGCTTTCATGCACCCTCAATTTGGAATTAACGACTAA
- a CDS encoding FAD-binding oxidoreductase, which yields MKLMTGKLFWNTGVSVPCYPPLENDMICDVLVVGSGEAGAHIAYFLAKIGMSVMLIEKRKIACGSTFANAGLLQFLHDKSLTSLIHTFGEEKGVRAYKLCYEALRTMEKVVQTLDIDPHFIPRSSLYYASKSEDVSFLQEEYNTLQNYGFPVEYFTESNIKERYSFTKQSALYTHGDAEVNPYLLAHSLLHKANQMGATIHEHTEAIHIKKRQSDLICYTKTGNQIVAKNIIMATGYEALFGKKEKNTTVETSYAVVTNEIDQFEGWHERSLIWETARPYLYFRTHQNRIIVGGLDEAMQIQTIGDTKLLHKRDILINIVKEMFPQYKNIQAEYYWAAAFGSSHDGLPILREDKKIHNLFYALLHGGNGTLYGMVFAKLFEQLFTNKESEDFSLFNR from the coding sequence AACTTATGACTGGTAAGTTGTTTTGGAATACAGGAGTTTCTGTACCTTGTTATCCACCGTTAGAAAATGATATGATATGTGATGTGCTTGTAGTCGGAAGTGGCGAAGCAGGTGCCCATATAGCGTATTTTTTAGCGAAAATTGGCATGAGTGTGATGCTTATTGAAAAAAGAAAAATTGCATGTGGTAGTACATTTGCAAATGCAGGTTTATTACAGTTTCTTCATGATAAATCGTTAACCTCACTTATCCATACATTTGGTGAAGAAAAAGGGGTACGAGCATATAAGCTTTGTTACGAAGCGTTACGAACAATGGAGAAAGTTGTACAGACTCTCGATATTGATCCCCATTTTATTCCACGAAGTAGTTTATATTATGCAAGTAAAAGTGAGGATGTCTCATTTTTACAAGAGGAGTACAATACGTTACAGAACTATGGATTTCCTGTTGAGTATTTTACAGAATCTAATATTAAGGAACGTTATTCCTTTACAAAACAATCAGCATTATACACACACGGTGATGCCGAAGTGAACCCGTATTTATTAGCACATAGTCTTTTGCATAAAGCAAATCAAATGGGTGCTACTATACATGAACATACAGAGGCCATACATATAAAAAAACGCCAAAGTGATTTAATTTGTTACACGAAAACAGGAAATCAAATTGTAGCAAAGAATATTATTATGGCAACGGGCTATGAAGCGCTTTTTGGGAAGAAAGAAAAAAATACAACAGTAGAGACATCTTATGCAGTTGTGACAAATGAAATAGATCAGTTTGAAGGCTGGCATGAGCGATCATTAATTTGGGAAACAGCACGGCCCTACTTATATTTTCGGACGCATCAAAACCGTATTATTGTAGGCGGATTAGATGAAGCGATGCAAATTCAAACAATCGGTGATACGAAATTATTGCATAAGCGTGATATCCTTATTAACATTGTAAAAGAGATGTTCCCGCAGTATAAAAATATACAAGCAGAGTATTATTGGGCAGCAGCATTTGGTAGTAGTCATGATGGTCTACCTATTTTAAGAGAAGACAAAAAGATACATAATTTATTTTACGCATTACTGCATGGAGGTAATGGAACTTTGTATGGAATGGTATTTGCCAAATTATTTGAGCAGTTATTTACAAATAAAGAAAGTGAAGATTTTTCTTTATTTAATCGATAG
- a CDS encoding saccharopine dehydrogenase family protein: protein MKVFCLGGAGKICREAILDLVQFSSFETITVADFNEEEGLKVVEWLNDPRVDFVKVDVMNHEDTVAKMKGYDIVMDGTTIKLNGLSTRCIAEAGCHGVNLNGFGEENDSHSIFVKNGKTCLPGFGMTPGVTQMMAMHAANQLDTVESVRVSHGSYRPIAFSASITETTTYEYDPHLPSRTVYEDGEFKQVPPFARPREIELPAPYGKTTQYIIPHSETMTLAKALENKDVKLIETRGTWPKQNMQLVRALYDYGILRNDQIEINGKDIGIMDCISKYLLQSKEGQETEVYGYALHVEVIGMKNNEKQGHVLYHTHPLSDGSVVGWGKLRAYTRNVGIPFGIATELIAKGNVNKVGVVTPEEAFVNPQIIFDELKKRGIHIHEEVFTYKESYNFV from the coding sequence TTGAAAGTATTTTGCTTAGGTGGAGCAGGTAAAATTTGTCGTGAAGCCATTTTAGATTTAGTGCAATTTTCATCTTTTGAGACGATTACAGTAGCTGATTTTAATGAGGAAGAGGGCCTTAAAGTAGTAGAATGGCTCAACGATCCTCGCGTAGATTTTGTTAAAGTAGATGTAATGAATCACGAGGATACGGTTGCAAAGATGAAAGGCTATGACATTGTAATGGACGGTACGACGATAAAGCTAAATGGATTGTCTACTCGATGTATTGCAGAAGCAGGTTGTCACGGTGTGAATTTGAATGGATTTGGTGAAGAAAATGATTCGCATTCTATATTTGTTAAAAATGGAAAAACGTGTTTACCTGGTTTTGGTATGACGCCAGGTGTAACGCAAATGATGGCGATGCATGCAGCAAATCAGCTAGATACTGTAGAGTCAGTTCGTGTAAGTCACGGTTCATATCGTCCAATTGCTTTTTCTGCATCCATTACAGAGACAACGACATATGAATATGATCCACATTTGCCATCGCGTACAGTGTATGAAGATGGTGAGTTTAAGCAAGTACCTCCGTTTGCGCGTCCGAGAGAAATTGAATTGCCTGCGCCTTACGGTAAAACAACGCAGTATATCATTCCGCATTCTGAAACAATGACGTTAGCAAAAGCGCTAGAAAATAAAGACGTCAAGCTGATAGAGACGAGAGGAACTTGGCCAAAGCAAAATATGCAGCTCGTACGTGCTTTATATGATTATGGTATATTGCGTAATGATCAAATTGAAATAAACGGGAAAGACATTGGGATTATGGATTGTATTTCGAAGTACCTATTGCAATCGAAAGAAGGACAAGAAACAGAGGTTTACGGTTATGCACTTCATGTAGAAGTAATAGGTATGAAAAATAATGAGAAACAAGGGCACGTATTATATCATACACACCCGTTATCTGATGGATCTGTTGTAGGATGGGGAAAATTAAGAGCGTATACGAGAAACGTCGGTATTCCATTTGGGATTGCTACAGAGTTAATCGCAAAAGGGAATGTAAATAAAGTTGGTGTTGTGACGCCAGAGGAAGCTTTTGTAAATCCACAAATTATTTTTGATGAACTAAAAAAGCGTGGCATTCATATTCATGAAGAAGTTTTCACTTACAAAGAAAGTTATAACTTTGTATAA
- a CDS encoding DeoR/GlpR family DNA-binding transcription regulator produces the protein MSVVGEERKRTILEKVEFKGKVKVSELAREFAVSTETIRRYLEELDREKKLKKVYGGAVQLPGAGIEAPMLEREMLHIEEKKRIGYKAATFVEDGDVIAIDDGSTPLQMVPYLVHRKNLTIVTSSFPVATQLISSINKKMFHGEVLFIGGKVSPKHSRVSGSISQQVIQQFHFHKAFVSIDGLLPSFGVSSFELEKAKLSEAMMKLAEKTYILCDHTKIGVKGNYRIAAFSRIQHVICDKKMPYSFEEEIKKHNIQWTIC, from the coding sequence ATGTCTGTAGTAGGTGAAGAAAGAAAGCGAACCATTCTTGAGAAGGTAGAGTTTAAAGGGAAAGTAAAAGTTTCAGAATTAGCGAGAGAGTTTGCTGTCTCAACAGAGACGATTCGTCGTTATTTAGAAGAATTGGATCGTGAAAAGAAGTTGAAGAAAGTGTATGGTGGAGCAGTCCAACTTCCGGGAGCCGGAATAGAGGCACCAATGTTAGAACGAGAGATGCTGCATATAGAAGAGAAGAAGAGAATTGGGTATAAAGCAGCAACGTTTGTGGAAGATGGAGATGTGATTGCAATTGATGACGGAAGTACACCACTTCAAATGGTACCATATCTGGTTCATCGAAAAAATTTAACGATTGTAACAAGTTCATTTCCAGTAGCCACACAATTAATTTCTTCTATTAATAAAAAAATGTTTCACGGTGAAGTTTTATTTATTGGTGGGAAAGTATCTCCAAAGCATTCACGCGTATCAGGATCTATTTCCCAGCAAGTAATACAGCAATTCCATTTTCATAAAGCATTCGTTTCGATTGATGGATTATTGCCTAGTTTTGGAGTTTCTAGTTTTGAATTAGAAAAGGCAAAACTGTCAGAAGCGATGATGAAATTAGCGGAAAAAACATATATTCTATGTGATCATACAAAGATAGGCGTAAAAGGGAATTATCGAATAGCAGCATTTTCTCGTATTCAGCATGTTATTTGTGATAAAAAAATGCCCTATAGTTTTGAAGAGGAAATTAAAAAGCATAATATTCAATGGACAATTTGCTAA